Proteins from a genomic interval of Zingiber officinale cultivar Zhangliang chromosome 1B, Zo_v1.1, whole genome shotgun sequence:
- the LOC122046622 gene encoding receptor-like protein kinase 7, with product MRHLLLLLLLCFAAAGEAAPAEELQLLLQLKASFETANTTAFQSWTANNPFCGGFAGVKCDSGGSVSEIDLTATGISGAIRFDIICRFSSLTELSLGSNYLFGDISDDLHNCTGLRRLDLASNSLGGVIPDLSPLDKLQILNLTSNYFTGAFPWSSLAGLTAMEVLNVGDNSFDPNPFPDVVTNLTELNWIYLSNCNIHGQIPPAIGNLTKLINLEISDSFLTGMIPQEISKLSDLWQLELYNNSLTGRIPTGFANLSKLAFFDASMNNIEGDLSELRSLTNLVSLQLFKNNLYGEVPPEFGDFRFLTNLSLYSNRFSGKLPAKLGSWTEFNYIDVSTNFFTGPIPPDMCRKGTMKKLLMLENKFTGEIPANYANCSSLLRFRVSNNSLSGEVPSGLWSLPNLNIIDLAINRFEGSIGAGIGEAKSLNQLFISDNRFSGQIPREIGGAAGIVGIEMYNNQFSGEIPASIGRLQNLVSLYLQSNDFSSEIPEEIGSCVALSAMNLAENLLSGSIPASLGQLTRLNSLDLSDNKLSGEIPASFPALKLSSLDLSNNRLTGAIPSGLAISAYNGSFAGNPGLCVDGSDADKLSSVKRCLVFNRGSTFELRTFLTCILAGVAVFLAGLGLYIVLKKRRDDSSGADDRAFAKDPSWNMKSFRIVTFDDQEIVEGIKPENLIGKGGSGEVYQVHLANGEVVAVKQIWRNSAEGTKERSTAAMLAAAQRRPRKRLATRQFEAEVGTLSTVRHVNVVKLYCSIASEEWCLLVYEHLPNGSLWDKLHGPAEAPPPGKAVELSWEVRYQVALGAARGLEYLHHGGERPILHRDVKSSNILLDECLKPRIADFGLAKILHSTSAAAAGGGAREASSAPVIAGTHGYIAPEYAYTWKVNEKSDVYSFGVVLLELVTGRRPIEAEYGESKDIVHWVSQQMRSRESVMAVVDGRIGPEWAKEEAVRVLRVALLCTMSLPALRPSMRTVVQMLEEVVNGGAVKHVNKKLTA from the exons ATGCgccaccttctcctcctcctcttacTCTGCTTCGCCGCCGCCGGCGAGGCAGCTCCAGCAGAGGAGCTACAACTCCTCCTCCAGCTCAAAGCGTCCTTCGAGACCGCAAATACGACCGCCTTCCAATCGTGGACCGCAAACAACCCATTTTGCGGCGGTTTCGCCGGTGTCAAGTGTGATTCTGGTGGCTCTGTTTCAGAAATCGATCTCACCGCCACCGGCATCTCAGGTGCAATCCGCTTTGATATTATCTGTCGGTTTTCTTCCCTCACTGAGCTCTCCCTGGGGTCTAATTACCTCTTCGGTGACATCTCCGATGACCTCCACAACTGCACCGGCCTTCGCCGGCTCGACCTCGCCTCCAACTCCCTCGGCGGGGTAATCCCTGACCTGTCGCCTCTTGACAAGCTACAAATTCTCAACTTGACGAGCAATTACTTCACCGGCGCCTTCCCGTGGAGCTCCCTCGCCGGACTGACTGCGATGGAGGTGCTCAACGTCGGGGATAACTCCTTCGATCCCAATCCTTTCCCCGATGTGGTGACGAATTTGACAGAGCTCAATTGGATTTACCTCTCCAACTGCAATATCCATGGACAAATTCCGCCGGCAATCGGCAACCTGACAAAACTCATCAACCTTGAGATATCCGACAGCTTTCTCACCGGAATGATTCCCCAAGAAATCTCCAAGCTCTCCGATCTGTGGCAGCTCGAGCTTTACAACAATTCGCTCACCGGGCGTATCCCGACCGGGTTTGCTAATCTATCAAAATTGGCCTTCTTCGATGCGTCCATGAACAATATAGAAGGCGACCTATCGGAACTCCGGAGCTTGACTAACCTCGTTTCGTTACAGCTGTTCAAAAACAACCTTTACGGCGAGGTGCCGCCGGAATTTGGGGATTTCCGATTCCTCACCAACCTCTCGTTGTACTCAAATAGGTTCAGCGGGAAGTTGCCGGCGAAGCTAGGAAGTTGGACGGAGTTCAACTACATCGACGTGTCAACTAACTTCTTTACGGGGCCGATCCCGCCGGATATGTGCCGGAAGGGTACCATGAAAAAGCTTCTGATGCTGGAGAACAAGTTCACCGGGGAGATCCCCGCGAACTACGCCAATTGCTCTTCGCTACTTCGGTTCAGGGTCAGCAATAACTCTCTCTCCGGCGAGGTTCCTTCTGGTCTCTGGAGCTTGCCAAACTTGAACATTATTGATCTTGCCATCAACCGATTCGAAGGTTCCATTGGCGCTGGGATCGGGGAAGCCAAGTCTTTGAACCAGCTCTTTATTTCCGATAACCGGTTCTCCGGTCAGATTCCGCGGGAGATTGGAGGCGCGGCAGGTATTGTCGGCATAGAGATGTATAACAACCAATTCTCAGGTGAGATTCCGGCGAGCATCGGACGTCTACAAAACCTCGTGAGCCTTTATCTGCAGAGCAACGACTTCTCCAGCGAGATCCCGGAAGAGATCGGTTCGTGCGTCGCTTTAAGCGCCATGAACCTAGCGGAGAACCTGCTCTCCGGTTCCATCCCGGCAAGCCTCGGCCAGCTGACGAGGCTCAACTCGCTAGATTTGTCTGATAACAAGCTTTCCGGTGAGATCCCGGCGAGCTTCCCCGCACTGAAGCTCTCCTCCCTCGATCTCTCCAACAACCGCCTCACCGGAGCCATACCGTCGGGGCTTGCCATTTCGGCCTACAATGGTAGCTTCGCCGGGAACCCTGGCCTCTGCGTCGATGGCAGCGACGCCGACAAACTTAGCTCTGTCAAACGATGCCTTGTCTTCAACAGGGGTTCTACCTTCGAGTTGCGCACCTTCCTCACATGCATTCTCGCCGGCGTAGCAGTCTTCCTCGCTGGCCTCGGTCTTTACATCGTGCTAAAGAAGCGCCGCGACGACTCAAGCGGGGCCGACGACAGGGCCTTCGCAAAAGATCCGTCATGGAACATGAAGTCGTTCCGGATCGTGACGTTCGACGACCAGGAGATTGTGGAAGGAATCAAACCGGAAAATCTCATCGGAAAGGGCGGCTCCGGTGAGGTGTATCAGGTGCATCTCGCGAACGGAGAAGTGGTGGCGGTGAAGCAGATATGGCGCAATTCGGCGGAGGGAACCAAGGAACGGAGCACTGCGGCGATGCTGGCAGCGGCGCAGAGGCGTCCGCGGAAGCGGCTGGCCACGAGGCAGTTCGAAGCAGAGGTGGGAACATTGAGCACCGTGCGGCACGTCAACGTGGTGAAACTCTACTGCAGCATCGCGAGCGAGGAGTGGTGCCTACTGGTATACGAGCACCTTCCCAACGGCAGCCTATGGGATAAGCTTCACGGTCCGGCGGAGGCGCCTCCGCCTGGAAAGGCGGTGGAGTTGAGTTGGGAAGTGAGGTATCAAGTGGCGCTAGGGGCGGCGAGAGGTCTCGAGTACCTGCACCACGGCGGTGAACGCCCCATCCTTCACCGGGACGTCAAGTCCAGCAACATCCTCCTCGATGAATGCCTCAAGCCTCGTATAGCCGACTTCGGCCTCGCCAAGATCCTGCATTCCACCAGCGCCGCCGCAGCCGGAGGCGGTGCACGGGAAGCTTCTTCCGCCCCTGTTATCGCCGGCACCCACGGCTACATCGCTCCAG AGTACGCGTACACATGGAAGGTGAACGAGAAGAGCGACGTGTACAGCTTCGGGGTGGTGCTGTTGGAGTTGGTGACCGGACGGCGGCCGATCGAGGCGGAGTACGGAGAGAGCAAAGACATCGTGCACTGGGTGTCGCAGCAGATGCGCAGCAGGGAGAGCGTGATGGCGGTGGTGGACGGCAGAATAGGGCCGGAGTGGGCCAAGGAAGAGGCGGTCAGGGTCCTGCGGGTGGCGCTGCTGTGCACGATGAGTCTGCCGGCGCTGCGGCCGTCGATGAGGACGGTGGTGCAGATGCTGGAGGAGGTTGTGAACGGTGGAGCTGTGAAACATGTAAACAAGAAGTTGACGGCGTAA
- the LOC122046630 gene encoding deoxyuridine 5'-triphosphate nucleotidohydrolase-like has translation MAETLPRIRTLIFGSLDIYISQKPYPNFPHFPLPSPFRAVFQHFATMASIDDSTNGTAFDVHEISPKIPKLSENGGLHRKIHLPLLRVKKLSDKAVLPSRASPLSAGYDLSSAAAMVVPARGKALIPTHLSIAIPADTYARIAPRSGLTWKNSIDVGAGVIDADYRGPIGVILFNHSDLDFEVKAGDRIAQMILERIVTPDVIEVVDLDATARGEGGFGSTGI, from the exons ATGGCGGAAACTTTGCCGCGAATACGAACCCTAATTTTTGGGTCTctcgatatatatatatctcaGAAGCCGTACCCCAATTTCCCCCACTTCCCCCTCCCGTCACCGTTCAGAGCCGTCTTCCAACACTTCGCAACAATGGCCTCCATCGACGACTCCACCAACGGCACCGCCTTTGACGTTCATGAGATATCTCCCAAGATCCCAAAGCTCTCTGAGAACGGCGGCCTCCACCGCAAGATCCATCTCCCTCTACTCCGTGTTAAGAAGTTGTCGGACAAAGCGGTCCTGCCTTCGCGAGCCTCTCCTCTTTCTGCCGGCTACGATCTCTCCAG TGCGGCGGCAATGGTCGTTCCTGCACGAGGCAAAGCCCTAATTCCAACCCATCTCAGCATCGCCATCCCCGCCGACACCTACGCCCGCATCG CTCCGAGATCGGGCCTAACATGGAAGAATTCGATCGACGTGGGAGCCGGTGTGATCGATGCGGACTATCGGGGGCCGATCGGAGTCATCCTGTTCAACCACTCGGATTTAGACTTCGAGGTGAAAGCTGGTGACCGAATCGCACAGATGATACTCGAGAGGATTGTGACGCCGGACGTGATCGAAGTTGTGGATCTGGATGCGACTGCCAGGGGAGAAGGTGGATTTGGATCCACAGGCATTTGA